A genomic segment from Dermacentor silvarum isolate Dsil-2018 chromosome 11, BIME_Dsil_1.4, whole genome shotgun sequence encodes:
- the LOC125939728 gene encoding phospholipid scramblase 1-like: MPTPQLAQPNVEPIAGCPPGLEYLAYVDQLLVHQQLQLLEMFVPFEQQNKYVVKNTMGQFIFMAHEQSDCMTRCCCGSVRPFEMSLVDYRCVEVMRLYRPLRCSGCLCFCCLQVMEVQSPPGTIIGSIKQECSFIFPYFSLRDSGGNVVLQIHGPFCTTSICCNDVVFDIMTKDGKTKIGQLSKNFNGMLMEAFTDIDNFTVSFPIDLDVKMKATLLGAAFLIDFIFFESSAGGSNMDLPGNIIN; this comes from the exons ATGCCGACGCCACAGCTTGCGCAGCCCAACGTGGAACCGATCGCCGGCTGCCCCCCCGGACTCGAGTACCTGGCGTACGTCGACCAGCTGCTTGTGCACCAACAGCTTCAGCTCCTGGAAA TGTTCGTGCCGTTCGAGCAGCAGAACAAGTACGTCGTGAAGAACACCATGGGGCAGTTCATCTTCATGGCGCACGAGCAGAGCGACTGCATGACCCGCTGCTGCTGCGGCAGCGTCCGTCCCTTCGAGATGTCGCTGGTCGACTACCGCTGCGTCGAAGTGATGCGGCTGTACCGGCCACTTCGCTGCAGTGGCTGCCTTTGTTTTTGCTGCCTCCAG GTAATGGAGGTTCAATCTCCGCCGGGCACCATCATCGGCTCGATAAAGCAGGAGTGTTCCTTCATCTTTCCCTACTTCTCGCTGAGGGACAGCGGCGGGAACGTGGTGCTCCAGATCCACGGGCCCTTTTGCACGACCTCCATCTGCTGCAATGACGTCGTCTTCGACATCATGACCAAGGACGGCAAAACGAAGATCGGTCAGCTGTCGAAGAACTTTAACGGCATGCTTATGGAGGCGTTCACCGACATCGACAACTTCACGGTGTCCTTCCCCATCGACCTGGACGTCAAGATGAAGGCCACGCTGCTAGGCGCGGCCTTCTTGATT GACTTCATTTTCTTCGAgagcagcgccggagggagcaacaTGGATCTTCCCGGCAACATAATAAATTAG